Below is a genomic region from Alkalibacter saccharofermentans DSM 14828.
GTTGCCATTTATTGCAGTTCTAGATTACCATAAACACGACTCTCAGAGAAAGATCGGTGATGATTTAAATATTTCACGTACAACTGTAAAAAGTACATAGATGAAGTACATAAATGAAGTGAAAGCTAAGTTCAAGGGATTAGATCAATTAGGTAATGACGAAGAAAAAACAGAGAAAAGATATTTTTTTGAATTAAAATAGTTATCGAATATTTGAAAATATCGAATTTAATAGTACGATTAAACCAAACTACAAATCAAAAGCAGGAACGGTCTTGTTTCGAAATGTTATTTTGGTTCATAAACTGGTTGTAAGTCTTTTGAAACCCTTGTATTTTAAAGGGAAGAGCGAGCTAGTCTGTAAGCCGAGTTCTGTATTAGATGACCATCTATCTAGGCCTTCCGTCACCGAAAGGCTCAAGCGACCTACCATTGGACACAGCGGGCCACTGCTTTTTTTGTCCTAACTTGGTCTTGCACCAGGTGGGGTTTACATAGCCGATCAGTTACCTGATCGCCGGTGAGCTCTTACCTCACCCTTTCATCCTTACCCGACGCATAAAAATGTATAACTTACATACAATGTTATTGAATTTTTAATTCAGATATTATATAAATAAAGTTATCGTAGATATACATTGTTATGCGCCGGGCGGTTTCCTTTCTGTTGCACTTTCCTTGGAGTTGCCTCCACCGGGGGTTACCCGGCACCCTGCCCTATGGAGCTCGGACTTTCCTCGTGAGCGTCCTTGCGGAACATGCCCACGCGATCATCTGACTTGCTCGCTCTCCAATGTATTATGATATCATATATAAAGACGTCGCACAAGAAATTGTGAAAGAAAAGCCTTGGGAGGAACTATGAAGAAAATATTAAATATAAATGGTCGTACCGTGGAATATGAATTGATCAGGCGAAAAAGAAAGACTGTTGAGTTGAAGCTGGATCCCGAAAAAGGTCTTGTGGTCATCGCGCCAAATGTTGCATCCATAAAAGCTGTAGAAGAACTGATATCTAAAAAAAGCAAATGGATATTTGATAAAATCGATTATATGGAGAAAAAGAAGGAAAAACGACAGGTTAGAAAATTTGAAACTGGAGAGAAATTCATGTTTCTAGGTTGTGAATATGCTTTGGAGGTAATTGAAACTGATTTAAATGCTGCCAGACTTCAACTGGTAGAAGGTCGATTTTTATTGGAACACCCAGGATGTGAAACTAGCTTGCTAAAAGAAATTTTTGCGGGATGGTATAAAAAATGCGCTCAAAAAATTCTGATTGAAAGTGTGGATAAGCATTCCATTTACTTTGATGTGGCACCAAAGCAAATAAAGGCAAAGGAACAGAAAAGAATCTGGGGTAGTTGTACCCATGATAACAAGCTTTTGTTCAACTGGAGGCTTGTAATGGCTCCAAAATGGGTCATTGATTACGTAGTGGTCCATGAAATGTGCCATATGGTTCATAAAAACCATTCAAAAGATTTTTGGGGCTTGGTGGAGAAAATTTATCCCAGGTTCAAAGACGCAAAAGATTGGCTTAAGGAAAATTCCTTGGCGCTGGACATCGTCCACTGATATAATAATTGTTGATAAGTGATTGCAGCAATTTTTAGAAAAGGGGGAAAACAATGAGTGAGATAATGATTTTTGGACACAAAAATCCGGATACAGACAGCGTAACTTCGGCTATAGTGATGTCTAAATTTAAAAACAAGATTGGTTTCAACACTAAACCGTTTATTTTAGATGAAATGAGCAAGGAAAGCAAATACGTATTGGATTACTTTGGTGTTGAAGAACCCGAAATTCTTGATAATGTAAAAATACAAATGAAAGACTTGAATTATGACAGAGTAAAAGCCTTTACACACGATAATTCCATATATGATGCGTATTTGCATATGGGAAAAAACAGAGTAAGGACTTTGCCGGTGGTTGACGACATCGGAAAATTATCCGGCATATTAACCATGAAGGATATAGCCATGAGCCTGATAAACAGCGATCAAAGAAGGATAGAAACCACATTTGACAACATACTAGAGGGAATGAAGGGTCGTGTCATCAATAAGTGTGCAGATGATTTAAGTGGTGATGTCATGGTTACTGCATTTCATTTGGATACAATTGAAGAGATGCAGCTATTTACCGAAAATTCCATAGTCATCGTAGGCGACAGATTTGATATTATAAAATTTGCCATAGAGAAAAAGGTCAAGCTGATAATAGTTACCGGTAAAGCAGAATTAGACGAGAAGATAACAAGGGCGGCTAAAGATAACCGTGTGAATATGATATTGACAAAGTTTGATACGTATGAGGCCACTAAAACGATATTTTTGACAAATTTCGTTAAGAACATAATGGTAAAAGAGAATATACTGTCTTTTTCGGAAGAAGATTATCTGGATGATTGTAGGGACATAATAAAAGATTCAGACCATTCCAAATTCCCCCTAGTGGGCAAAAATGGCAAATATTTAGGCATAGTTAGCAGAAGCCACATAATCAGCCCTGCAAAGAAGAGGGTAATTCTAGTTGATCACAATGAATATGCCCAAAGTGCAGAGGGGATTTTCGAAGCAGATATTTTGGAAGTCGTCGATCACCACAAAATAGGGGATATATCGACTACCCTCCCGATCGCATTTCGAAATCAACCGGTAGGCAGCACCAACACAATTCTTTACAATATGTTCAGAGAAGCTGGCATAGAAATGGAAAAGGAAGAAGCGGGGTTGATGCTTTCGGGGATAGTGTCAGATACCTTGTTGTTAAAGTCACCCACAACTACGGAAAATGATATCGAAGCAGTTGAAAATCTGGTTAAAGTTACAGGGATAGACTTAAATGATTTTGCTATGGAAATGTTTAAAAAAGGAACGGACATATCAGGTAAATCTGTTGAAGAAGTCTTCTTCTCTGATTACAAGGAATTTGTTTTAGAGGGCATGAAAACAGGTATTTCCCAAGTATTTACCTTGAACATAGATGCCATTAGCGAAAATGTCGAAGAGTATCTGTCGTTTATAAACAACCTAAACAAAAACAGAAATCACTATCTGACCTTGTGCATAATAACCGACATTATAAAGCAAGGCTCGTATATACTTTATAATGCCAACAATAAGTCCATAGATAGTATATTTGAAAAAGAGATGTATCAAGGCATCTTCATCGATGGATGGGTATCGAGAAAGAAACAGATTATACCGGTTATAAGTGAAGGTATAAAGAAAATCATCAATAAGTAAAGGGGGTGTCAGTAAATGGCAGTAGAAAAGACTTTGGTTATACTGAAGCCTGATGCAGTCAAAAGAAGGCTTGTAGGAGAAATAATATCCGCTATAGAAAATAAAGATCTTTCAATAACTTACATGGAAATCAAGGATTTGAGTGATGAAGATTTAAATTATCACTATCATGAACACATTGACAAGCCATATTTTCCATCTTTGATGGAGTACATGCAAAGCGGATCTGTTGTCATATTGGTCGTTGAAGGAGAAAATGCCATAAAAGTCACAAGAAAGCTCTCGGGATCTACAGATCCCTTGGATGCTGAGTCAGGTTCCATTAGGGGTAAGTATGCCATCAGCAAAACAAAAAATATAATACATGCTTCTGACAGCGAGAAAAGTGCTGTAAGGGAAACAAGCTTCTTTGTTGAAGGTAAAAAAGAGTAAAAAAATCGGCCCACCAATCGGTGGGCCTTATGATTTTAATATCTAAAGATTGCGGCGCAGTTTTCCGTGTCCGGCATTTGATTCCTATCAAGAACGTAAACCTTGCCTCCGGTCTTGAAGGTATTAACGGCAGCGAAGTTTATTAAATCTTCAGAGTCAGGATTGTGGTCCTTATGGAAAGCTGAATCCAGCTCCACGTTGTACATGCCGGGAATGAACATCCCTTGGGTGGCGAACAATATCCTAATCTTTCCTTTTGCTGCTGCCGATGCAATCTCTTCTATGGTGTCACCGGTTTTGTCGGAAGAAGACAAATTGTGATATAACTCCAGGTCACTTGCCACGAATTTATCGAAGAACTCCTGTGCCAGCGGATATGCCTTTTCATGAAGCTGTTTCTCTGATAGTATGTCGGTGTTGCCGGATACTTCTTTGTCTATTAAATGCAAGTTGGAATTGACTTTCCTGAATATCGCAGTAAGAAATTCGACACCGGCCAACACCACAGGCGTATCTTTGTCTTTTATTAAGCTTGCAAGTCCGGAATCAAGCATCTCCATGAATCTCCAGATGTTTGTCTTATGCTCGTCCTTTCCGTCATTTTGACCTCTATTATAGACCCCGGGGCTTCCATCTCCGGTGCTGCCAGGGCTGCGCATGACATATTGGTTTTTCTTTTCGATATCGTCATACTGCAGTGCTTCATCTAGGCTTGTAGGCAGAGAAGCTATGTCTATTTCATCACAATCCAGCAAATCACAATGTAAAAGCCTGACCTTGTTTTGACTTAGGGCCAATATATAGAATTTGCTATCAAATGAAAATAGCTTAAATAGAGGCACCAGATAAAATTTTGGCCCGATAAACGTAGTGGGTTCGATTGGGAAAGGAAGCTTAATGGTTGTTATATTGCTGCCGACCACAAATACTGCCGCGCTTTCATCAGGGCTAGTCCAAAACTTAGGTGTTTCAAGCAGCTTGACTGCCG
It encodes:
- a CDS encoding M48 family metallopeptidase → MKKILNINGRTVEYELIRRKRKTVELKLDPEKGLVVIAPNVASIKAVEELISKKSKWIFDKIDYMEKKKEKRQVRKFETGEKFMFLGCEYALEVIETDLNAARLQLVEGRFLLEHPGCETSLLKEIFAGWYKKCAQKILIESVDKHSIYFDVAPKQIKAKEQKRIWGSCTHDNKLLFNWRLVMAPKWVIDYVVVHEMCHMVHKNHSKDFWGLVEKIYPRFKDAKDWLKENSLALDIVH
- a CDS encoding putative manganese-dependent inorganic diphosphatase; this translates as MSEIMIFGHKNPDTDSVTSAIVMSKFKNKIGFNTKPFILDEMSKESKYVLDYFGVEEPEILDNVKIQMKDLNYDRVKAFTHDNSIYDAYLHMGKNRVRTLPVVDDIGKLSGILTMKDIAMSLINSDQRRIETTFDNILEGMKGRVINKCADDLSGDVMVTAFHLDTIEEMQLFTENSIVIVGDRFDIIKFAIEKKVKLIIVTGKAELDEKITRAAKDNRVNMILTKFDTYEATKTIFLTNFVKNIMVKENILSFSEEDYLDDCRDIIKDSDHSKFPLVGKNGKYLGIVSRSHIISPAKKRVILVDHNEYAQSAEGIFEADILEVVDHHKIGDISTTLPIAFRNQPVGSTNTILYNMFREAGIEMEKEEAGLMLSGIVSDTLLLKSPTTTENDIEAVENLVKVTGIDLNDFAMEMFKKGTDISGKSVEEVFFSDYKEFVLEGMKTGISQVFTLNIDAISENVEEYLSFINNLNKNRNHYLTLCIITDIIKQGSYILYNANNKSIDSIFEKEMYQGIFIDGWVSRKKQIIPVISEGIKKIINK
- the ndk gene encoding nucleoside-diphosphate kinase, giving the protein MAVEKTLVILKPDAVKRRLVGEIISAIENKDLSITYMEIKDLSDEDLNYHYHEHIDKPYFPSLMEYMQSGSVVILVVEGENAIKVTRKLSGSTDPLDAESGSIRGKYAISKTKNIIHASDSEKSAVRETSFFVEGKKE